The proteins below are encoded in one region of Shewanella algae:
- the asnC gene encoding transcriptional regulator AsnC: MDTSFQRDQLDNQILEALMQDARTPFAELAKRFSVSAGTIHVRVEKMKQAGIITGAQITVNPKALGYDVCCFIGINLKSAGDYPAAISKLNELEEVVEAYYTTGNYSVFVKVMCQSIDALQHVLINRIQSIDEIQSTETLISLQNPIVRAVKP, translated from the coding sequence GTGGATACATCATTTCAAAGAGATCAACTGGACAATCAGATCCTGGAAGCCCTGATGCAGGATGCACGAACTCCTTTTGCCGAGCTGGCCAAACGCTTCAGCGTCAGTGCAGGCACGATTCATGTCAGGGTCGAAAAGATGAAACAGGCAGGTATTATCACCGGTGCCCAAATAACGGTTAACCCCAAAGCTCTGGGCTATGATGTCTGCTGCTTTATCGGCATCAATCTCAAGAGTGCCGGTGACTATCCCGCCGCTATCTCCAAGCTCAATGAGTTGGAAGAAGTGGTAGAGGCCTACTACACCACAGGCAACTACAGCGTATTTGTCAAAGTGATGTGTCAATCTATAGATGCCCTGCAGCACGTGCTGATTAACCGTATCCAGTCGATAGACGAAATTCAATCTACCGAGACCCTGATAAGTCTGCAGAATCCAATTGTCAGGGCGGTAAAACCTTAA
- the rluA gene encoding bifunctional tRNA pseudouridine(32) synthase/23S rRNA pseudouridine(746) synthase RluA: protein MSDFVYNPPTEPWLDILYQDKDIIVINKPSGLLSVPGRDPAHHDSAYARVLAEHPQAQVVHRLDMATSGVLLLALRRSAERELKRQFRDRETQKSYYARVAGHIKATQGSIELPLICDWPNRPRQKVDHQVGKPSLTHYEVISKGRYSTLVKLIPITGRSHQLRVHMMALGHPILGDGFYADSWAKRLAPRLLLHAASLSIKHPYSGEPMSFSAPVPFLAPEGEQ from the coding sequence ATGTCAGATTTTGTCTACAATCCGCCAACCGAACCTTGGCTGGATATTCTCTATCAAGACAAGGACATCATAGTCATCAATAAACCTTCAGGACTCCTCTCGGTTCCCGGACGGGATCCGGCCCATCACGACAGCGCCTATGCCAGAGTCCTGGCCGAACATCCACAGGCACAAGTGGTTCACCGCCTGGATATGGCCACCTCGGGCGTGCTCTTGCTGGCACTGAGGCGCAGTGCCGAACGGGAGCTGAAACGTCAGTTTCGAGACAGGGAAACCCAAAAGAGTTACTACGCCAGAGTCGCCGGCCATATCAAGGCCACTCAAGGCAGTATAGAACTGCCACTCATCTGCGACTGGCCCAACAGACCCAGACAGAAAGTCGATCATCAAGTGGGGAAGCCATCATTGACCCACTATGAAGTGATCAGCAAGGGGCGCTATTCAACTCTGGTCAAGCTGATCCCCATCACAGGGCGCTCACACCAACTCAGGGTGCATATGATGGCATTGGGTCATCCCATTCTGGGCGATGGTTTCTACGCCGACTCCTGGGCAAAAAGATTGGCTCCCAGATTGCTGCTGCATGCCGCCAGCCTCAGCATCAAGCATCCCTACTCGGGCGAACCCATGAGCTTCAGTGCACCTGTGCCTTTTCTCGCGCCCGAAGGTGAGCAATAA
- the fccA gene encoding fumarate reductase flavoprotein subunit FccA, whose product MFTGALKKTALAALISGMMAGTAYAGADVLADFHGEMGGCDTCHVSKKGPTDDNLTHENAQCVSCHGDLKEIAAGEKDLKISPHKSHLIGEIACTSCHKGHEKSVAYCDACHSFGFDMPFGGKWERKFVPIDVQKDAQDKAIAAGPRETTDVVIIGSGGAGLAAAVSARDNGAKVILLEKEPIPGGNTKLAAGGMNAAETKPQAALGIKDKKEIMIEDTMKGGRNINDPELVKVLANNSSDSIDWLTSMGADMTDVGRMGGASVNRSHRPTGGAGVGAHVAQVLWDNAVKRGTDIRLNSRVVRVLKDDSGKVTGVLVEGKYTGYYVIKADAVVMATGGFAKNNDRVAKYDPKLKGFAATNHPGATGDGLDVAMQAGADTRDLEWVQAHPTLSPRGGVMVTEAVRGNGAILVNREGDRFVNEITTRDKASAAILKQKGASAFLVFDDSVRKSLKKIENYVHLGIVDEGKTPEELAKKIGVPGAELAKTIASYNGFVKSGKDTQFERPNLPRELGTAPYYAIEVKPAVHHSMGGVKIDTKAEVKAKDGHLIQGMYAAGEATGGVHGANRLGGNAISDIVTFGRIAGAEAAKYAKEH is encoded by the coding sequence ATGTTCACGGGAGCACTTAAGAAAACAGCACTGGCTGCTCTGATTTCCGGCATGATGGCCGGTACAGCTTATGCCGGCGCAGATGTATTGGCGGATTTTCATGGTGAAATGGGCGGTTGCGATACTTGCCACGTTTCCAAGAAAGGCCCGACCGATGACAACCTGACCCATGAGAACGCCCAGTGCGTTAGCTGCCACGGTGATCTGAAAGAGATTGCTGCCGGTGAAAAAGATCTGAAGATTTCTCCACACAAGTCTCACCTGATCGGTGAAATCGCTTGTACTTCTTGCCACAAAGGCCATGAAAAATCAGTTGCTTACTGTGACGCTTGCCACAGCTTCGGCTTCGATATGCCATTCGGCGGCAAGTGGGAGCGTAAGTTCGTTCCTATCGATGTGCAGAAAGATGCTCAAGACAAAGCTATTGCAGCCGGTCCTCGTGAAACCACTGACGTGGTTATCATAGGTTCTGGTGGTGCCGGTCTGGCCGCCGCAGTATCTGCTCGCGACAACGGTGCCAAAGTCATTCTGCTGGAAAAAGAGCCTATCCCAGGTGGTAACACCAAGCTGGCTGCCGGCGGTATGAACGCTGCTGAAACCAAGCCTCAAGCGGCTCTGGGTATTAAAGACAAGAAAGAGATCATGATTGAGGACACCATGAAAGGTGGCCGTAACATCAACGATCCTGAGCTGGTTAAAGTTCTGGCCAACAACTCCTCCGATTCTATCGACTGGTTGACTTCTATGGGCGCCGATATGACTGACGTAGGTCGTATGGGTGGTGCCAGTGTTAACCGTAGTCACCGTCCAACCGGTGGTGCCGGTGTAGGTGCTCACGTTGCCCAAGTATTGTGGGACAACGCTGTTAAGCGCGGTACCGATATCCGTCTGAACAGCCGCGTTGTACGCGTACTGAAAGATGATTCAGGCAAAGTGACCGGCGTTCTGGTTGAAGGTAAGTACACTGGTTACTACGTGATCAAGGCTGATGCCGTGGTTATGGCTACCGGTGGTTTCGCCAAGAACAACGACCGCGTTGCCAAGTACGATCCTAAGCTGAAAGGTTTTGCTGCTACCAACCACCCAGGTGCAACCGGTGACGGTCTGGATGTTGCCATGCAAGCCGGTGCCGATACCCGCGATCTGGAATGGGTACAGGCTCACCCAACTCTGTCTCCACGTGGTGGTGTGATGGTAACTGAAGCCGTACGCGGTAACGGTGCTATCCTGGTTAACCGTGAAGGTGACCGTTTCGTCAACGAAATCACTACTCGTGACAAGGCTTCTGCGGCCATCCTGAAACAGAAAGGTGCCAGCGCCTTCCTGGTGTTCGATGACTCAGTTCGCAAGAGCTTGAAGAAGATTGAAAACTATGTCCACCTGGGCATTGTTGATGAAGGTAAGACCCCTGAAGAACTGGCCAAGAAAATTGGTGTTCCAGGTGCCGAACTGGCCAAGACTATCGCCAGCTACAACGGTTTCGTGAAGTCTGGTAAAGACACTCAATTCGAGCGTCCTAACCTGCCTCGTGAACTGGGTACTGCCCCTTACTACGCTATCGAAGTTAAGCCAGCTGTACACCACAGCATGGGTGGCGTGAAGATCGATACCAAGGCTGAAGTGAAAGCCAAAGATGGTCATCTGATCCAGGGTATGTATGCTGCCGGTGAAGCAACCGGTGGTGTTCACGGTGCCAACCGTCTGGGCGGTAACGCTATCTCTGATATCGTAACCTTCGGTCGTATCGCCGGTGCTGAAGCTGCCAAGTACGCTAAAGAGCACTAG
- a CDS encoding class I SAM-dependent methyltransferase produces MNTAELITAFERHTEITPELRVLDLACGTGRNGHWFAKQGAEVTFIDRNPESFDDLWRQFPHCQFIEWDLEQGDKPELQPFDVVLVFNYLHRPSLPWIAKQLKLGGLLFYETFTQEQAKFGRPSNPDFLLNQSELQHRFAKFETLHYFEGHMPGGETGMLQAKAQLIARAVR; encoded by the coding sequence ATGAACACAGCAGAACTGATCACAGCCTTTGAGCGGCACACTGAGATAACACCTGAGCTCAGAGTACTGGACCTGGCCTGCGGCACCGGGCGCAATGGCCATTGGTTTGCCAAACAGGGCGCCGAGGTTACCTTCATCGATCGCAATCCCGAGAGCTTTGATGACCTATGGCGCCAGTTTCCTCACTGCCAATTCATTGAATGGGACCTTGAGCAGGGCGACAAGCCCGAGCTTCAACCTTTCGACGTGGTATTGGTGTTCAACTACCTGCACCGCCCATCGCTGCCCTGGATAGCCAAACAACTCAAACTCGGTGGTTTGTTGTTTTACGAGACCTTTACTCAGGAACAGGCCAAGTTTGGCCGTCCCAGTAACCCGGACTTCTTGCTGAATCAGAGTGAGCTACAACACAGATTTGCCAAATTCGAGACTTTACATTACTTTGAAGGCCATATGCCCGGCGGAGAAACGGGAATGCTGCAAGCCAAGGCTCAATTGATAGCCAGAGCCGTTCGCTGA
- a CDS encoding winged helix-turn-helix domain-containing protein codes for MGRRSGYLLEDWLVDPQMSTLSREEAQVRLELRVMQVLLCLIHHANTLVSREMLIQEVWHGGIITDNAINRIIGLLRQHLQDNPRDPRFIKTVPKQGYVLIARVRETTLDDDSLDEPLPATLADVETEQKIAAGGSKWGYLGGAFGVLAAGIASWLYLAPVQEKPQLELTDVAIRRLTPLTSLNGQEVDPSLSPDGSMLAFSYRELNADKWHIELMALGDRVIKTIPVVDDYSLRYPAWRHDGKALAYLAFSETQGCRIMVTELTEEGMRSRIVSQCHQTTQSTSIAWSPSNRSLFYVDAEGVEGFKRVFLLSLSDGRRQQLSQPHVVGRGDYALALSPDGHSLAVLRSINWFDTQILLFDIESGDWQNLQRVGYPLRSIAWDKGGNALVYRGEEGQLHRLQLKPRKLTRLTSVLQEINSPSANSAGRMAAVVGELFEEEIWFWSSPFDETSKPQRFVASSRRDTAGTLRHDGKELIFVSNRSGLPQLWRRDEQGTEKQLSRLSTFSHIDELSYSADDKLVAGSLNQQVFVLNPENGELKFFPQLGNVRNVSWGRSSNELLAAVSVDGRWQINSLLLDSGEQQPLLTDGFSAKYAADGTLYFTRLYKKGIWRLKQGVEELFYDQYTPHFGSSWQLASEALWLLRPNDNAMGILKIDLHTGKREGRDIPMEKVSPRLLSVTDDGQISLALLGPANTDIVEVIN; via the coding sequence ATGGGAAGGCGCTCAGGTTACCTGTTGGAAGATTGGTTGGTTGACCCTCAGATGAGTACGCTGAGCCGCGAAGAGGCTCAAGTGCGGCTCGAGCTCAGGGTGATGCAGGTATTGCTGTGTCTTATCCATCATGCCAACACCCTGGTGAGCCGTGAAATGTTGATCCAGGAGGTTTGGCACGGCGGCATCATCACGGATAACGCCATTAACCGCATTATCGGCTTGCTGCGTCAGCATCTGCAGGATAATCCCAGAGATCCACGTTTTATCAAGACAGTGCCCAAGCAGGGCTATGTGTTGATAGCGAGAGTACGCGAGACGACACTTGATGACGATTCACTGGATGAACCTTTACCGGCAACACTGGCAGACGTCGAGACTGAGCAAAAGATAGCAGCAGGCGGCAGCAAGTGGGGCTATTTGGGCGGCGCCTTCGGAGTGCTGGCGGCGGGTATTGCCAGTTGGCTCTATCTGGCTCCTGTCCAGGAAAAACCCCAGCTTGAGTTGACAGATGTGGCCATCCGGCGTTTGACTCCACTGACTTCGCTCAATGGTCAGGAGGTGGACCCCAGCCTGTCCCCCGATGGCAGCATGCTGGCATTTTCCTATCGGGAACTGAACGCCGATAAGTGGCATATTGAGCTGATGGCGCTCGGCGACAGAGTCATCAAAACCATTCCGGTTGTGGATGATTACAGTCTGCGCTACCCGGCCTGGCGACACGATGGCAAGGCCTTGGCTTATTTGGCATTCAGTGAGACTCAGGGCTGTCGCATTATGGTGACAGAGCTGACCGAAGAGGGGATGCGAAGCCGCATAGTCAGCCAGTGCCATCAGACGACACAGTCGACCAGCATCGCCTGGAGTCCCTCTAACCGCTCGCTGTTTTATGTCGATGCCGAAGGGGTTGAAGGTTTCAAGCGCGTTTTTCTGCTCAGCCTCAGCGATGGTCGGCGTCAGCAGTTGAGTCAACCTCATGTGGTGGGACGCGGTGACTATGCCTTGGCCTTGTCTCCCGACGGTCACAGTCTGGCCGTGCTGCGCAGTATCAACTGGTTCGACACCCAGATCTTACTGTTCGATATCGAATCCGGTGATTGGCAAAACCTGCAGCGGGTGGGGTATCCACTGCGCAGTATCGCCTGGGATAAAGGCGGTAACGCCTTGGTATACCGAGGTGAAGAGGGACAACTTCACCGCTTGCAACTCAAACCCCGTAAGTTAACCCGGCTGACGAGCGTGTTGCAGGAAATCAATTCTCCCTCGGCCAATAGTGCCGGACGCATGGCAGCGGTTGTCGGTGAACTGTTTGAAGAGGAGATCTGGTTTTGGTCATCGCCCTTTGATGAGACTTCCAAACCGCAGCGCTTTGTGGCGTCCAGTCGCCGTGATACCGCCGGTACCTTACGCCACGATGGCAAGGAGCTGATCTTTGTTTCCAATCGCAGCGGATTGCCACAACTATGGCGTCGGGACGAACAGGGCACGGAGAAACAACTGAGTCGCCTGAGCACTTTTTCCCATATAGATGAACTCAGTTATTCAGCCGATGACAAGCTGGTGGCCGGCAGCCTCAACCAACAGGTGTTTGTCCTCAACCCTGAAAACGGTGAACTCAAGTTTTTCCCTCAGCTGGGCAATGTTCGTAATGTCAGTTGGGGGCGCAGCAGCAATGAGCTGCTGGCAGCCGTCAGCGTCGATGGTCGCTGGCAGATAAACAGTCTGCTGTTGGACAGTGGCGAGCAGCAACCTTTGCTGACGGATGGCTTTTCCGCCAAGTACGCCGCCGACGGTACTCTTTATTTTACCCGCCTGTACAAGAAAGGGATTTGGCGCCTGAAACAGGGCGTCGAAGAACTCTTTTATGACCAATACACCCCCCACTTCGGCAGCAGTTGGCAACTGGCTTCCGAGGCACTCTGGTTGCTGCGGCCCAACGACAATGCCATGGGCATTCTCAAGATAGATCTCCACACGGGCAAGAGAGAGGGGCGCGACATTCCGATGGAGAAAGTTTCCCCAAGATTGCTGTCAGTGACAGATGACGGCCAGATTTCGCTGGCATTATTGGGGCCTGCCAATACAGATATAGTTGAAGTAATTAACTGA